In Methanosarcina siciliae T4/M, one genomic interval encodes:
- the mcrD gene encoding methyl-coenzyme M reductase operon protein D: MSDSASNTEDSIQIEIFPSRILSPETAQKLISELYQVDGIIRVMIQGPRLPERVSAGPGTGEKVEHPLRKPIQIGDQVVELKISVGRIRLEIANAETKEKVRSVCDKMLPFSFEFREGHFLRRKPTVTDYAKLGPETDSRLLGMVDPKAKANQLVFIEKQEKEDDKDKDE; the protein is encoded by the coding sequence ATGTCAGACTCTGCTTCAAACACGGAAGATTCTATACAAATCGAAATCTTTCCCAGTAGAATCCTGTCCCCTGAAACCGCTCAGAAGCTTATCTCTGAGCTCTATCAGGTTGACGGGATAATCCGCGTTATGATCCAGGGCCCAAGACTCCCGGAAAGGGTTTCTGCAGGTCCTGGCACTGGGGAAAAGGTCGAACACCCCTTAAGGAAGCCTATTCAGATCGGAGATCAGGTTGTTGAGCTTAAGATCAGTGTAGGCAGGATCAGGCTTGAAATCGCAAATGCCGAAACTAAAGAAAAGGTCAGATCAGTATGCGATAAGATGCTCCCGTTCTCTTTTGAATTCAGGGAAGGGCATTTCCTCAGAAGAAAGCCTACAGTTACTGACTATGCAAAACTTGGTCCTGAAACCGATTCTCGCTTGCTTGGTATGGTAGATCCCAAAGCCAAGGCAAACCAGCTCGTCTTCATCGAGAAACAAGAGAAAGAAGATGACAAAGATAAAGATGAGTGA
- the mcrC gene encoding methyl-coenzyme M reductase I operon protein C: protein MMIDRETQVVDCRCGAGLGKGGGLAQRGTLSEAGRADVVAIAMSPGQRHITKPVCEITYGMRKENIQVSVLVLYSGSGIPEYGLRTGSFALSPVEVAQIEMHKLAVIHLGNIKDHVIRKTREILSQADIPAIVVSQIPVDFEDFAEAGIKTRLVMPRDENIRTKGIVMDMVSGVTRGDFCPRDKLNSIVKYVKTTLDQLEDHKGVA from the coding sequence ATGATGATCGACCGGGAAACGCAGGTAGTTGACTGCCGATGCGGCGCAGGACTTGGCAAGGGAGGAGGGCTGGCTCAAAGAGGCACTCTTTCGGAAGCCGGGCGTGCCGATGTGGTTGCTATTGCCATGAGTCCCGGACAGAGGCATATCACAAAACCGGTATGTGAGATTACATACGGAATGAGGAAAGAAAACATTCAGGTGAGTGTACTCGTGCTCTACTCAGGTTCAGGGATACCCGAATACGGCTTGAGGACTGGATCATTTGCACTGAGTCCGGTAGAAGTCGCACAGATTGAAATGCACAAACTGGCTGTTATTCACCTCGGAAATATCAAGGACCACGTAATCAGAAAAACCAGGGAGATTCTGAGCCAGGCTGATATACCGGCAATCGTTGTCAGCCAGATCCCGGTGGATTTTGAAGATTTTGCAGAAGCAGGGATAAAGACGAGATTAGTGATGCCAAGGGATGAAAACATTCGTACAAAAGGAATTGTAATGGATATGGTAAGTGGAGTTACACGCGGTGACTTCTGTCCCAGGGATAAACTAAATTCAATTGTTAAATACGTCAAGACGACACTAGACCAATTAGAAGATCATAAAGGAGTTGCATGA
- the mcrG gene encoding coenzyme-B sulfoethylthiotransferase subunit gamma, whose protein sequence is MAYEAQYYPGATSVGANRRKHMSGKLEKLREISDEDLTAVLGHRAPGSDYPSTHPPLAEMGEPACSIREAVAATPGAAAGDRVRYVQFADSMYNAPATPYFRSYFAAINFRGVDPGTLSGRQIVEARERDMEQCAKVQMETEMTDPALAGMRGATVHGHSVRLQEDGVMFDMLDRRRLEGGVIIMDKDQVAIPLDRKVNLGKPMSSEEAAKRTTIYRVDNVAFRDDSEVIEWVHRVFDQRTSYGFQPK, encoded by the coding sequence ATGGCATACGAAGCACAGTATTATCCAGGCGCTACATCTGTCGGCGCTAACAGAAGAAAGCACATGTCCGGAAAACTTGAGAAACTCAGGGAAATTTCCGACGAAGACTTAACTGCAGTTCTCGGACACCGTGCCCCAGGGAGCGACTACCCAAGCACCCACCCACCACTTGCAGAGATGGGCGAGCCTGCATGCTCTATCCGCGAGGCTGTAGCAGCAACACCCGGTGCAGCAGCAGGAGACAGGGTCAGATACGTTCAGTTCGCTGACTCAATGTACAACGCTCCAGCTACCCCTTACTTCAGATCATACTTCGCAGCAATCAACTTCAGAGGTGTGGACCCAGGTACCCTTTCCGGTCGTCAGATTGTTGAAGCCCGTGAAAGAGACATGGAACAGTGCGCCAAGGTCCAGATGGAAACCGAAATGACAGACCCCGCACTCGCAGGTATGCGTGGTGCAACTGTACACGGTCACTCTGTCCGTCTCCAGGAAGACGGTGTAATGTTCGACATGCTCGACAGGAGAAGACTCGAAGGTGGCGTCATCATTATGGACAAGGACCAGGTCGCAATCCCACTCGACAGGAAAGTAAACCTCGGCAAGCCAATGTCCAGCGAAGAAGCCGCAAAGAGGACCACCATCTACCGTGTGGACAATGTAGCCTTCAGGGACGATTCAGAAGTCATTGAATGGGTACACAGAGTATTCGACCAGAGAACAAGCTACGGATTCCAGCCTAAATGA